In the genome of Luteitalea pratensis, the window TCTGGCTCCGTCGTGTTCGAGACGATGTCCCTCTCATGGTCGGAACTTGCGCGTCGCACGTGGCGCGAAGTCATAGATGACGACGTGCTCGGTCTAGCAGCTCAGCTGTCGTACTATTTCTTCCTCGCGCTATTTCCGGCGATCCTCTTTCTGCTTGCGCTCGCGAGCTTTTTTCCGCTGTCGAACCTCAGCGACGATATCGGCCGGTCCCTCGGCCCGTTTGTCTCAGCGCAGGTCCTCGGACTGATTCAAGAGCAACTGCGACGACTCGCCAACAACCAGAACGGCGGGTTGCTCACCGTCGGTGTTGCGGGTGCGTTGTGGAGTAGTTCGGCGGCGCTCGTCTCGATCGTCGGTGCGCTGAATCGCGCCTACGACATCGACGAAGGTCGGCCCTGGTGGAAAGTGCGCCTGGTCGCCATCGGGCTGACGCTGGGTGTCGCAGCGATCGTCCTGATTGCGTTGTCACTGGTTCTCGTCGGACCGACCGTCGCGGGATGGCTTGGACAGAGGACGGGCTGGGGGGCGCCCTTCGAGTGGGCGTGGCTCGTACTGCAGTGGCCACTCGTGTTCGCGTTGGTGACCACGGGGATTGGCCTCATGTACTACTTCGGGCCTGACGCGGACCAGGATTGGGCGTGGATTACACCAGGTGCCGTCGCCGCCACGCTGCTCTGGCTCGTGATCTCACTGCTGTTCAAGGTGTACGTGTCGAACTTTACGGATTATGAAGCGACCTACGGCACCGTTGGTGGGGTCATCGTCGTCTTGCTCTGGTTTTACGTATCCGGCATCGCCATCTTGACTGGCGCCGAGTTGAACGCCGAAATCGAACACGCCTCGCCGTACGGAAAGGCGCCAGGACAGAAGAACGCGCAGGGGACACGGCTTCTCGGCGCGCGCGCCGCACGAGCGTTCCGAGAGCGACAGGGCGACGCGCCGCCCGAGGTGCCAACGCCACCGTCCCCGCCGCCACCTCCGAAACGAGGATTGGGTGCGATGGTCGCTGG includes:
- a CDS encoding YihY/virulence factor BrkB family protein codes for the protein MSLSWSELARRTWREVIDDDVLGLAAQLSYYFFLALFPAILFLLALASFFPLSNLSDDIGRSLGPFVSAQVLGLIQEQLRRLANNQNGGLLTVGVAGALWSSSAALVSIVGALNRAYDIDEGRPWWKVRLVAIGLTLGVAAIVLIALSLVLVGPTVAGWLGQRTGWGAPFEWAWLVLQWPLVFALVTTGIGLMYYFGPDADQDWAWITPGAVAATLLWLVISLLFKVYVSNFTDYEATYGTVGGVIVVLLWFYVSGIAILTGAELNAEIEHASPYGKAPGQKNAQGTRLLGARAARAFRERQGDAPPEVPTPPSPPPPPKRGLGAMVAGAMLLARRWNRTR